The Bradyrhizobium sp. WBAH42 genome includes a window with the following:
- a CDS encoding DedA family protein, translating into MTSFLDPLIAFVSAHPWLAYLTLFLAALLEAVPVVGSVIPGSTIILALSALVPGGELQLPWVLLAAAAGAVLGDGSAYWIGHRRQREILNTWPLTNYPRLVAESENFFHRFGTWAVFFARFVPPIRAFVPVTAGALGMAPAKFYAVNIPAILAWAPAHVLPGVLAVSALHEYAGLHHHEHVGKHVWILTVVAVAIVLGVAVWIYRRRNGDVAAKTPQA; encoded by the coding sequence GTGACGTCCTTTCTCGATCCCCTCATCGCCTTCGTCTCCGCCCATCCGTGGCTGGCCTACCTGACCCTGTTCCTGGCGGCGCTGCTCGAAGCCGTTCCGGTGGTGGGATCGGTGATCCCCGGCTCGACCATCATCCTGGCGCTGAGCGCCCTGGTCCCCGGCGGCGAATTGCAGCTGCCGTGGGTGCTGCTCGCGGCCGCAGCCGGCGCCGTGCTCGGTGACGGCTCGGCCTATTGGATCGGGCATAGGCGGCAGCGGGAAATCCTCAACACCTGGCCGCTGACCAATTATCCGCGCCTGGTCGCCGAGAGCGAGAATTTCTTCCACCGCTTCGGCACCTGGGCCGTGTTCTTCGCCCGCTTCGTGCCGCCGATCCGCGCCTTCGTGCCGGTGACCGCCGGCGCGCTGGGCATGGCGCCCGCGAAATTCTATGCCGTGAACATCCCGGCGATCCTGGCCTGGGCGCCGGCGCATGTGCTGCCCGGCGTGCTGGCCGTGTCGGCGCTGCACGAATATGCCGGGCTGCATCATCACGAACATGTCGGCAAGCACGTTTGGATCTTGACGGTGGTAGCCGTCGCGATCGTGCTGGGCGTAGCCGTGTGGATCTATCGCCGGCGGAATGGTGATGTCGCGGCGAAGACGCCGCAGGCCTAG
- a CDS encoding nuclear transport factor 2 family protein encodes MTTNDIDFDRLLRANLERVFNERDEDKRRTAIAELFVEEPVMYEPTKIVRGRLEISRVAGELLKQFGPTFRFVPDGVAVGHHGLARLAWHAGPEQGPIAVTGADVAEVEGGKIARLWVLLNPPQ; translated from the coding sequence ATGACCACCAATGATATCGATTTCGACCGACTTCTACGGGCCAATTTGGAGCGCGTGTTCAACGAGCGGGACGAGGACAAGCGGCGGACCGCCATTGCCGAGTTGTTCGTTGAAGAGCCCGTCATGTACGAGCCGACGAAGATCGTTCGGGGACGCCTGGAGATATCGCGCGTCGCCGGAGAGCTTCTGAAGCAGTTCGGACCGACATTCAGGTTCGTACCCGATGGGGTTGCGGTCGGGCATCATGGCTTGGCGCGTCTGGCCTGGCATGCCGGACCCGAGCAAGGCCCTATTGCAGTGACCGGTGCCGACGTAGCCGAAGTCGAAGGTGGAAAAATCGCACGGCTCTGGGTGTTGCTCAATCCGCCGCAGTGA
- a CDS encoding NADPH-dependent F420 reductase, with protein MSTIGIIGAGNIGRAIAQALARNGIAATLSNSRGPDSLRTTVAEIGPLVIAGTREEAAAKDIVFVAVNWSKLPDALAGLPPFGGRIVVDANNPIEAPLFKPAELGGRASSEVFADLVQGARVVKAFNHLLAQLLATDPASEGGKRVLFYSGDDADAKASVGALIDRLGFFGIDLGSLAVGARLTQFPGGPLPALNLVKFG; from the coding sequence ATGTCCACCATCGGCATCATCGGCGCAGGCAATATTGGCCGCGCAATCGCCCAGGCACTGGCGCGCAATGGCATCGCCGCGACCCTGTCCAACAGCCGCGGCCCGGACAGTCTTAGGACGACCGTGGCCGAGATCGGTCCGCTCGTGATCGCCGGCACCCGCGAGGAAGCTGCGGCCAAGGATATCGTCTTCGTTGCGGTCAACTGGTCGAAGCTGCCTGATGCGCTTGCCGGCCTGCCGCCATTCGGCGGGCGCATCGTCGTTGACGCCAACAATCCGATCGAGGCGCCGCTGTTCAAGCCGGCGGAGCTCGGTGGTCGCGCCTCGTCCGAAGTTTTCGCCGATCTGGTGCAAGGTGCGCGGGTGGTGAAGGCGTTCAATCATCTCTTGGCGCAGCTCCTCGCAACAGACCCGGCGAGCGAGGGCGGCAAGCGCGTGCTGTTCTACTCGGGCGACGACGCCGATGCGAAGGCAAGTGTCGGCGCGCTGATCGACCGGCTCGGATTCTTTGGCATCGATCTCGGTTCGCTCGCGGTCGGAGCCAGGCTGACCCAGTTTCCGGGCGGTCCGCTTCCGGCGCTGAACCTGGTCAAGTTCGGTTGA
- a CDS encoding LysR family transcriptional regulator — protein METLANLESFIRSAECGSFSEAGRRLLLTPAAVSRNVAMLERNLGVRLFHRSTRRLTLTEAGETFRTAIAGHLEGLQAAIAGASTGREEPAGVLKISLPPTFGTAHILPLLPGFLARYPQVRPEWHFENRQVDLVGEGYDAAIGGGFELLPGLVSRTLAPAHIIAVASPAYMSGRTSPTKPDELAALDGIVMRSLQTGRIRHWSMRDVSGREVQAPLSESIVVNDPAAMREAALLGLGVAMLATADILPALENGSLLRLVPRWYCDAGAISIYHASRKLVPAKTRVFVDWVADAFKKNRLAERFAGSLS, from the coding sequence ATGGAAACACTGGCGAACCTGGAATCATTCATTCGCAGCGCTGAGTGCGGCAGCTTCTCGGAGGCTGGCCGGCGCCTTTTGCTGACTCCGGCAGCCGTCAGCCGCAACGTCGCCATGCTGGAGCGCAATCTCGGCGTCCGATTATTTCATCGTTCGACACGGAGGCTGACGCTCACCGAGGCCGGCGAGACGTTTCGCACAGCCATCGCCGGCCATCTTGAGGGACTGCAGGCCGCGATCGCCGGAGCATCGACCGGACGCGAGGAGCCGGCGGGCGTTCTCAAGATAAGCCTGCCGCCGACATTCGGCACAGCCCATATCCTGCCACTGCTTCCCGGCTTCCTGGCCCGTTACCCGCAGGTCCGCCCTGAGTGGCACTTCGAGAACCGTCAGGTCGATCTGGTCGGTGAAGGCTATGACGCCGCGATCGGAGGTGGGTTCGAATTGTTGCCCGGTCTTGTCAGTCGCACCCTTGCGCCAGCACACATCATCGCCGTGGCGTCTCCAGCCTACATGTCCGGGCGAACATCACCGACCAAGCCAGACGAACTGGCCGCACTGGATGGCATCGTCATGCGCTCGCTGCAGACGGGACGCATCCGGCACTGGTCGATGCGCGATGTTTCGGGGCGGGAAGTTCAAGCCCCACTATCTGAGTCGATCGTGGTCAACGATCCCGCTGCGATGCGCGAGGCGGCACTGTTGGGCCTGGGCGTTGCCATGCTTGCCACCGCCGACATTCTTCCCGCCCTCGAAAACGGGTCGCTGCTACGCCTGGTGCCACGTTGGTACTGTGACGCTGGCGCAATCTCGATTTACCACGCATCGCGCAAGCTTGTGCCCGCGAAGACGAGAGTCTTCGTGGACTGGGTTGCCGACGCATTCAAGAAAAACAGGCTCGCCGAACGCTTCGCCGGAAGCCTGAGCTAA
- a CDS encoding citrate synthase family protein: MKNSDGLYLSAREAAAELAISPATLYAYVSRGLIRSEPTPDSRKNRYRAEDVRALKERRVPSPEPRGLRSFDADLPVMDTEISTITEEGAIYRGVNCVDLSENDTLEHTATLLWDVADVDPFDPDNQPEMSEEMRTIAAAARRAAPIDRAIAVLALAASVDPRAFTRAPDGRAMVGARIVRLLVATMLNAEASPEPLHQQVARAWAADNKHAPDLIRRALVLLADHELNASTFTTRCAASTGLNLYDSVIAGLAALKGPKHGGAGVLASQLVKTLVDRDVAPVVRERVALGERFAGFGHGVYKRGDPRAQSLLNALSRAGAPRKFTREVPERIAEATGEFVNIDYALAVLVHALRLPAGSELALFAMARSVGWIAHASEQLQFGKLIRPRARYVGPAPGRRAGAAE, encoded by the coding sequence ATGAAAAATTCCGATGGGCTGTACCTCTCCGCCCGGGAAGCCGCCGCCGAGCTCGCGATCTCCCCGGCCACCCTCTACGCCTATGTCAGCCGCGGCCTGATCCGCTCCGAGCCGACGCCGGACTCGCGCAAGAACCGCTATCGCGCCGAGGACGTCCGCGCGCTCAAAGAACGGCGCGTGCCGTCGCCCGAGCCGCGCGGCCTGCGCAGCTTCGATGCCGACCTGCCGGTGATGGACACGGAGATCTCGACCATCACCGAGGAGGGCGCGATCTATCGCGGCGTCAATTGCGTCGATCTTTCCGAGAACGACACGCTGGAGCACACGGCGACGCTGCTGTGGGATGTCGCCGACGTCGATCCGTTCGATCCGGATAATCAGCCAGAGATGTCCGAGGAGATGCGCACGATCGCGGCGGCCGCGCGCCGGGCGGCGCCGATTGACCGCGCCATCGCCGTGCTGGCGCTGGCGGCGAGCGTCGATCCCCGCGCCTTCACCCGGGCGCCCGATGGGCGCGCCATGGTCGGCGCACGCATCGTCCGCCTGCTGGTTGCGACCATGCTCAATGCGGAAGCCTCGCCCGAGCCGCTGCATCAGCAGGTCGCGCGCGCCTGGGCGGCGGACAACAAGCACGCGCCCGATCTGATCCGCCGCGCGCTGGTGCTGCTCGCCGATCACGAGCTGAACGCCTCGACCTTCACCACGCGCTGTGCGGCCTCGACCGGCCTCAACCTTTATGACTCCGTCATTGCCGGGCTCGCCGCATTGAAGGGGCCGAAGCATGGCGGCGCCGGCGTCTTGGCCTCGCAGCTCGTCAAGACGCTGGTCGACCGCGATGTCGCGCCTGTTGTGCGCGAACGCGTCGCGCTTGGCGAGCGCTTTGCCGGCTTCGGACACGGCGTCTACAAGCGCGGCGATCCCCGTGCGCAGTCGCTGCTGAACGCGCTGTCGCGCGCCGGCGCACCGCGCAAATTCACTAGGGAAGTGCCGGAGCGGATCGCGGAAGCCACCGGCGAGTTCGTCAATATCGACTACGCGCTCGCCGTGCTGGTGCACGCATTGCGCCTGCCCGCCGGCAGCGAGCTCGCGCTGTTCGCGATGGCCCGCAGCGTCGGCTGGATCGCCCACGCCAGCGAGCAATTGCAGTTCGGCAAGCTGATCAGGCCGCGGGCAAGGTATGTGGGACCGGCGCCGGGGCGGCGAGCGGGGGCCGCGGAGTAG
- a CDS encoding citrate synthase/methylcitrate synthase, translated as MNIHLTKSQIGLDGVPAAETVLSHVDGERGELIIAGEHVGRLAAISSFEGVTARLWNGASKTTLTEANVRSHLGAARERAFTRLPDLLPATRGMGVIDGFRAAVAGLRAEPGLEHEATIVGAFPVIAGALVRRARGLEPVAPDPNVSHAADTLRMLHGRSPAAREVTALDAYLVTASDHGMNASTFTARVVASTQADLFAAVTAGYCALTGPLHGGAPEPVLEMLDAIGSRERIQPWVDAALARGERMMGFGHRVYRVRDPRADVLKTAVEALASNGTDLPFAGEVEAYIRSALRKKNPDRPLETNVEFFTAILLDALTIPRQAFTPIFAVARSAGWTAHAREQQRTGRLIRPSSSYVGAMPVA; from the coding sequence ATGAACATCCACCTCACCAAAAGCCAGATCGGGCTGGACGGCGTTCCCGCGGCCGAGACCGTGCTGAGCCATGTCGATGGCGAGCGCGGCGAGCTGATCATCGCTGGCGAGCATGTCGGCCGACTCGCCGCCATCTCGAGCTTCGAGGGCGTCACCGCCCGGCTCTGGAACGGCGCCAGCAAAACCACCCTCACCGAAGCCAATGTGCGCTCACACCTGGGCGCGGCGCGCGAGCGCGCCTTCACGCGGCTGCCGGACCTGCTGCCGGCGACGCGCGGCATGGGCGTCATCGACGGGTTCCGGGCGGCCGTCGCCGGACTTCGCGCCGAGCCCGGGCTGGAGCACGAGGCGACGATCGTCGGCGCATTTCCGGTGATCGCGGGCGCACTGGTGCGGCGCGCGAGGGGGCTCGAGCCGGTCGCGCCCGATCCCAACGTGAGCCATGCCGCCGACACGCTGCGCATGCTGCACGGGCGTTCGCCGGCCGCGCGCGAGGTCACGGCATTGGACGCCTATCTCGTCACGGCCAGCGACCACGGCATGAACGCCTCGACCTTCACCGCGCGCGTGGTGGCCTCGACGCAGGCCGATCTGTTCGCCGCCGTCACCGCCGGCTATTGCGCACTGACCGGTCCGCTGCATGGCGGCGCGCCGGAGCCGGTGCTGGAAATGCTGGACGCGATCGGCTCGCGCGAGCGCATTCAGCCCTGGGTGGATGCGGCGCTGGCGCGCGGCGAGCGGATGATGGGTTTCGGTCACCGCGTCTATCGCGTGCGCGATCCGCGCGCCGACGTGCTCAAGACCGCGGTCGAAGCGCTGGCGTCCAATGGCACCGACCTGCCGTTTGCCGGCGAGGTCGAGGCCTATATCCGCAGCGCCCTGCGCAAGAAGAATCCGGACCGACCGTTGGAGACGAACGTCGAGTTCTTCACCGCGATCCTGCTCGATGCGCTGACGATCCCGCGGCAGGCGTTCACGCCGATCTTCGCGGTCGCGCGCAGCGCCGGCTGGACCGCACACGCGCGCGAGCAGCAGCGCACGGGGCGGTTGATCAGGCCGAGCTCGTCGTATGTCGGGGCGATGCCGGTGGCGTGA
- a CDS encoding J domain-containing protein: MPIDSSKFFDSIRVKPRGKQPEVKPRDTAVNCEWAGCANKGSHRAPKGRENQREYWHFCLDHVREYNQNYNFFSGMNAEAVARYQKDALTGHRPTWKMGANGGKKGAEEIDMAADPFSMFSEINGRASWRKGPEAEPKAETRKVMNAERKALQVMGLGPSATLADVKTKYKALVKQHHPDANGGDRSTEDRLIEIIKAYNYLKTVVREA, from the coding sequence ATGCCGATCGATTCATCAAAGTTCTTCGACTCCATCCGCGTGAAGCCGCGGGGCAAGCAGCCGGAAGTGAAGCCGCGCGACACCGCGGTCAATTGCGAGTGGGCGGGCTGCGCCAACAAGGGCTCGCACCGCGCGCCGAAGGGCCGCGAGAACCAGCGCGAGTATTGGCACTTCTGTCTCGACCACGTGCGCGAGTACAACCAGAACTACAATTTCTTCTCCGGCATGAATGCCGAAGCCGTTGCGCGCTACCAGAAGGATGCGCTGACCGGTCACCGCCCGACCTGGAAGATGGGCGCCAATGGCGGCAAGAAGGGCGCGGAAGAGATCGACATGGCGGCCGATCCTTTCAGCATGTTCTCCGAGATCAACGGCCGCGCCAGCTGGCGCAAGGGCCCCGAAGCGGAGCCCAAGGCCGAGACCCGCAAGGTGATGAACGCCGAGCGCAAGGCGCTCCAGGTCATGGGTCTCGGCCCCAGCGCCACGCTCGCCGACGTCAAGACCAAGTACAAGGCGCTGGTGAAGCAGCACCACCCCGACGCCAATGGCGGCGACCGCTCGACCGAGGACCGCCTGATCGAGATCATCAAGGCGTACAATTATCTGAAGACGGTCGTGCGCGAGGCGTAG
- a CDS encoding BolA family transcriptional regulator, with protein sequence MAHMAMKDTISNKLQEAFTPESLQVVDESHLHEGHAGHRSGGETHFRVYIVSAAFKGKSRVDRHRMINSALAAELAGSVHALAINAQAPGEG encoded by the coding sequence ATGGCACACATGGCTATGAAAGACACTATCAGCAACAAGTTGCAGGAAGCTTTCACGCCCGAAAGCCTGCAAGTCGTCGACGAGTCACATTTGCATGAGGGCCACGCCGGCCATCGGTCGGGCGGCGAGACGCACTTCCGTGTGTATATCGTGTCTGCCGCCTTCAAAGGGAAGAGCCGGGTCGACCGTCATCGCATGATAAATTCGGCGCTCGCCGCGGAACTTGCCGGCAGCGTGCACGCGCTCGCGATCAATGCGCAGGCGCCGGGGGAAGGTTAG
- a CDS encoding hemolysin family protein encodes MSSISINLLLAALLLAANAFYVAAEFALVKSRGFRVKAMVEQNRFGARLLQTMMGNIESYLACCQLGITMASLGLGWIGEPTVSALLSPVLSPLGLSEATLHFTSFVAGFLVFSSLHIIIGEQVPKTLAIREPMPVSQWIAYPLHVSYLVFYPLSWCLNTASSAILRLIGVQEFSQHEILTDSEIEGLVEESAVHGKIESGEAEYIHNVFRLGELTVSDVMVHRTAMVMINADLPPEELVREVLATEYTRIPLWRDKPENIIGILHAKDLLRAIRASEGETSRIDVSTIMLPPWFVPEMRPISQQLKAFRRRKTHFALVVDEYGEVEGLVTLEDILEEIVGDISDEHDVVVAGVRRQPDGSVVVDGSVPIRDLNRAMDWHLPDEEATTVAGLVIHEARSIPDRGQSFTFHGFRFRVLRRERNRITALRISPVPREAELEEAKPRRAGTSF; translated from the coding sequence ATGAGTTCGATCTCGATCAACCTTCTGCTTGCGGCCCTCCTGCTCGCTGCCAACGCGTTCTACGTGGCGGCGGAATTTGCGCTGGTGAAGAGCCGCGGCTTCCGCGTCAAGGCCATGGTCGAGCAGAACCGCTTCGGCGCTCGCCTGCTGCAGACCATGATGGGGAATATCGAATCCTATCTCGCCTGCTGCCAGCTCGGCATCACCATGGCTTCCCTCGGTCTCGGCTGGATCGGTGAGCCGACCGTGTCGGCGCTGCTGAGCCCTGTCCTCAGCCCGCTCGGATTGTCGGAGGCCACGCTGCACTTCACCTCGTTCGTGGCGGGCTTCCTGGTCTTCTCGTCGCTGCACATCATCATCGGCGAGCAGGTGCCGAAGACGCTTGCGATCCGGGAGCCGATGCCGGTGTCGCAGTGGATCGCGTACCCGCTGCATGTCTCCTATCTGGTGTTCTATCCGCTGAGCTGGTGTCTCAACACGGCCTCGAGCGCGATCCTGCGCCTGATCGGGGTCCAGGAGTTTTCGCAGCACGAGATCCTGACGGATTCGGAGATCGAAGGCCTGGTCGAGGAATCGGCCGTGCACGGCAAGATCGAGAGCGGCGAGGCCGAATACATTCACAACGTCTTCCGCCTCGGCGAGCTCACGGTGTCCGACGTGATGGTTCACCGCACCGCCATGGTGATGATCAATGCCGACCTGCCGCCGGAGGAGCTGGTGCGGGAGGTGCTGGCCACCGAATACACCCGCATTCCGCTGTGGCGCGACAAGCCGGAGAACATCATCGGCATTCTGCACGCCAAGGATCTGTTGCGCGCCATCCGCGCGTCGGAGGGCGAGACCTCGCGCATCGACGTCTCCACCATCATGCTGCCGCCCTGGTTCGTGCCGGAGATGCGGCCGATATCCCAGCAGCTCAAGGCGTTCCGCCGTCGCAAGACCCATTTCGCGCTCGTCGTCGACGAGTATGGCGAGGTTGAAGGCCTCGTGACGCTGGAAGACATTCTGGAAGAGATCGTCGGCGATATTTCCGACGAGCATGACGTGGTGGTGGCCGGCGTGCGCCGCCAGCCCGACGGCTCCGTCGTCGTCGACGGCTCGGTGCCGATCCGCGACCTCAACCGCGCCATGGACTGGCATCTGCCCGATGAAGAGGCAACCACGGTCGCCGGCCTCGTCATTCACGAGGCGCGCTCGATCCCCGACCGCGGCCAGAGCTTCACCTTCCACGGCTTCCGCTTCCGCGTGCTCCGCCGCGAGCGCAACCGCATCACCGCGCTCCGTATTTCACCGGTGCCGCGCGAGGCCGAGCTGGAAGAGGCCAAGCCGAGACGGGCCGGGACGTCGTTCTAA
- the aroB gene encoding 3-dehydroquinate synthase: MTAPLKHSDPINVGVALENRAYDIVIGRGELASLGERIAALRPGVRTAIVTDRTVAKHWLEPTEASLAAAGIPTSRIVVEEGEISKTYAGLEKVSEALIAAKIERNDLVIALGGGVVGDLAGFAAAILRRGVDFVQVPTSLLAQVDSSVGGKTGINSPQGKNLLGAFHQPVLVIADTAVLDTLSPRQFRAGYAEVAKYGVLGDEAFFSWLEKNHADISRGGSAREHAIATSCRAKAAIVSRDERETGERALLNLGHTFGHALEAATGFSDRLFHGEGVAIGMTLAAQFSAKLGMIGAADAARVERHLIEAGLPTRLQDIAGFAQEGLADADALMALMAQDKKVKRGKLTFILLEAVGRAVIAKDVEPAPVRDFLKEKLAQ, translated from the coding sequence ATGACTGCGCCGCTGAAGCATTCCGATCCCATCAACGTCGGCGTCGCGCTGGAGAATCGCGCCTATGACATCGTCATCGGCCGCGGCGAGCTGGCCTCGCTCGGCGAGCGCATCGCCGCGCTGCGTCCCGGCGTGCGCACGGCGATCGTGACCGATCGCACCGTGGCAAAACACTGGCTCGAGCCGACCGAAGCATCGCTTGCGGCCGCCGGCATTCCGACCTCGCGCATCGTGGTCGAGGAAGGCGAGATCTCGAAAACCTATGCCGGCCTCGAAAAGGTCAGCGAGGCCCTGATCGCCGCAAAAATCGAGCGCAACGATCTCGTCATCGCGCTCGGCGGCGGCGTGGTCGGCGATCTCGCCGGCTTTGCCGCGGCCATCCTGCGCCGCGGCGTCGATTTCGTGCAGGTGCCGACCTCGCTTCTCGCTCAGGTCGATTCATCCGTCGGCGGCAAGACCGGCATCAATTCGCCGCAGGGCAAGAACTTGCTTGGGGCCTTCCACCAGCCGGTGCTCGTCATCGCCGACACCGCCGTGCTGGACACGCTGTCGCCGCGTCAGTTCCGGGCCGGCTATGCCGAGGTCGCCAAATACGGCGTGCTGGGCGACGAAGCCTTCTTCTCCTGGCTGGAGAAGAACCATGCCGACATCTCTAGGGGAGGCTCGGCCCGCGAACATGCGATCGCGACCTCCTGCCGCGCCAAGGCCGCAATCGTCTCACGCGACGAGCGCGAAACCGGCGAACGCGCGCTGCTCAACCTCGGTCACACCTTCGGTCACGCGCTGGAAGCTGCGACCGGCTTCTCCGACCGCCTGTTCCACGGCGAGGGCGTCGCCATCGGCATGACGCTGGCGGCGCAGTTCTCCGCGAAGCTCGGCATGATCGGCGCGGCCGATGCCGCACGTGTCGAGCGTCACCTCATCGAGGCCGGCCTGCCGACGCGCCTGCAGGACATCGCCGGCTTTGCGCAGGAAGGGCTTGCCGATGCCGACGCGCTGATGGCGTTGATGGCACAGGACAAGAAGGTCAAGCGCGGCAAGCTCACCTTCATCCTGCTGGAGGCGGTGGGCCGCGCGGTGATCGCGAAGGATGTCGAGCCGGCGCCGGTGCGCGACTTCCTGAAAGAGAAGCTCGCGCAGTGA
- a CDS encoding shikimate kinase yields the protein MSDAALPLPASPEADILSALGARSIVLVGMMGVGKSTIGRRLAARLKLPFVDADTEIEAAAGMTIPEIFERYGEAHFREGETRVIARLLDDGPVVLATGGGAYMREETRSRIAAKAVSIWLRADHDVIMRRVRRRADRPLLQTADPEGTVTRLLTEREPVYGKADLTIASRDVPHDKIVEECIETLRAHLCGEQSAPPPQDVASALR from the coding sequence ATGTCCGACGCCGCGTTGCCGCTTCCTGCTTCGCCCGAGGCCGACATCCTGTCGGCGCTCGGCGCGCGCTCGATCGTGCTCGTCGGCATGATGGGGGTGGGCAAATCCACCATCGGCCGGCGGCTCGCGGCCCGGCTCAAGCTGCCCTTCGTCGACGCCGACACGGAGATCGAGGCGGCGGCCGGCATGACCATACCGGAAATTTTCGAGCGTTATGGCGAAGCGCATTTCCGCGAGGGCGAGACACGGGTGATCGCGCGGCTGCTCGACGATGGACCCGTGGTGCTGGCAACCGGCGGCGGCGCCTATATGCGCGAGGAGACGCGGTCCCGCATCGCCGCCAAGGCGGTCTCGATCTGGCTCAGGGCGGACCACGACGTCATCATGCGCCGCGTCCGCCGCCGTGCCGACCGTCCGCTGCTCCAGACTGCCGATCCGGAAGGGACGGTGACGCGCCTGCTCACCGAGCGTGAGCCGGTCTATGGCAAAGCCGACCTCACGATCGCCTCGCGCGACGTGCCCCACGACAAAATCGTCGAGGAGTGCATCGAGACGTTGCGTGCTCATCTCTGCGGCGAGCAGTCCGCCCCACCACCTCAAGACGTTGCGAGTGCGTTAAGATGA
- the xerD gene encoding site-specific tyrosine recombinase XerD: protein MRNPPSDAKLIGLFLDMLAAEQGAGPNTLDAYRRDLTDFSEFLGRVGHTFVDAETQTLRDYLADLDTRGFKSTSVARRLSAMRHLYRFLLNERIRGDDPAAILSGPKRGRGLPKVLSIADVDRMLRRAKELSEAEDASPSKRLRALRLYCLLEVLYATGLRVSELVALPRSAAKRDARMIVVRGKGNKERLVPLNDASRQAMADYLAATEAAKADRKNSVAASKWLFPSFGESGHLTRQHFARDLKELAVASGLQARLVSPHVLRHAFASHLLHNGADLRIVQTLLGHTDISTTQIYTHVVEERLKSLVRDLHPLAEK, encoded by the coding sequence ATGCGCAACCCGCCCTCAGACGCCAAGCTCATCGGCCTGTTCCTCGACATGCTCGCAGCGGAACAGGGCGCCGGCCCCAACACGCTCGACGCGTACCGCCGCGACCTCACCGATTTCTCCGAATTTCTGGGCCGGGTCGGCCATACCTTCGTGGATGCCGAGACCCAGACGCTGCGCGACTATCTCGCCGATCTCGACACCCGCGGTTTCAAGTCCACCAGCGTCGCACGCCGGCTATCGGCGATGCGGCACCTCTACCGTTTCCTGCTGAACGAGCGCATCCGCGGTGACGACCCCGCGGCGATCCTGTCAGGCCCGAAGCGCGGCCGCGGCCTGCCAAAAGTGCTGTCGATCGCCGACGTCGACCGCATGCTCCGCCGCGCCAAGGAATTGAGCGAGGCGGAAGATGCCTCGCCCTCCAAGCGGCTGCGGGCGCTGCGGCTCTACTGCCTGCTCGAGGTGCTCTACGCCACGGGCCTGCGCGTCTCCGAGCTGGTGGCACTGCCGCGCTCGGCGGCCAAGCGCGACGCCCGCATGATCGTGGTGCGCGGCAAGGGCAACAAGGAACGGCTGGTGCCGCTCAACGACGCCTCGCGGCAGGCGATGGCGGATTATCTCGCCGCGACGGAAGCAGCAAAGGCCGACAGGAAGAACAGCGTGGCCGCCTCGAAATGGCTGTTCCCCTCGTTCGGCGAGAGCGGACATCTGACGCGACAGCATTTTGCCCGCGACTTGAAGGAGCTCGCGGTCGCCTCCGGCCTGCAGGCCCGGCTGGTCTCCCCGCACGTGCTGCGCCATGCCTTTGCCAGCCATTTGCTGCACAACGGCGCGGACCTGCGCATCGTGCAGACCCTGCTCGGCCACACCGACATCTCGACGACCCAGATCTATACCCATGTGGTCGAGGAGCGACTCAAGAGCCTGGTGCGCGACCTGCACCCGCTGGCGGAGAAGTAA